The Lolium perenne isolate Kyuss_39 chromosome 6, Kyuss_2.0, whole genome shotgun sequence genome segment CTGCATGACTGAAATTGTGAAATTATCATATGAATGTTCTTATTCATTCCCAGTTATGGAAAGATGGAGAATGGAAGGAGGAGGTGATAGGAGGCGACAAGGCATGGCTTGTGATGGATCATGTTAGAGAAATGATCCAGAAGTACAAGTGACTGATTACATACTAGTACTATACTGTATATAGAGATTCGAGATGATCTCTTTGGACACTGTAACCTGATCACTAAAGCTATATTCCAGCTCCTTAATACAGCAAGAGCTGGCTAACACTGTTGGCCTGTACACAAAGTTTAACTTGAATACTTCAGTATTGATATATTGGCATCTGCTGTACTGATGACAACTAGTAACAGAATACTACAAACTGCAAAGAATCAAATATTCCATCCTCCAATTCaactcaacgaacacatatctacaagACCAACCTATTCTATTTACAGGAGAGTTCAGATACACCATCCTCAAATCACAGACCACAATAGCAGCAAACCGGTTACGTCCAGTTCATCAGAACGACCAAGCTAGGCAGGTACCCCGTGTGGTCAGAAGTAATCAGTCCTCGCGGTTGCCCCAGCGGCGCGACGACCACGATCTCGAGTAATCCGACGGCGAAGGCGCCGAGCCCGACTCGTCGGTGCCGACGGGGACGTCGGAGAGCGGCGCCAGGACGCGGCGCACGCTCATGGACCGCATCGGCCGGAAGCTGGGGGACCTGAGCGTCTTGTCCTTGGAGAAGACGCTGGAGGACTTGCTGAGGATGAGGTAGACCAGCCCCTGCACGAGTACGAACACGGCCACCTTGGCCAGCACGTCCCGGAGCTCCGGCGAGAGCATGAAGGCCTCCTCCATGTGCACACCGGCGGCGAGCGAGAGGTCGAAGGGGCGGCTGGCGAACGATGGCTTGTATGCGCACGTATCACttgtggcagtctggcagataatGTTGCTCTGTTGTGAATTGAAGATTGGATTGTGGTCTCTGCCTACTAGTCTGTTGCTCTTTATATAGAGC includes the following:
- the LOC127306027 gene encoding uncharacterized protein, which codes for MLYIKSNRLVGRDHNPIFNSQQSNIICQTATSDTCAYKPSFASRPFDLSLAAGVHMEEAFMLSPELRDVLAKVAVFVLVQGLVYLILSKSSSVFSKDKTLRSPSFRPMRSMSVRRVLAPLSDVPVGTDESGSAPSPSDYSRSWSSRRWGNRED